AGGGCCTCGTGCACCTCGAAGAAGCCGCGGACCTCGTCCATGACGTCGTCGAAGCGACGGGTCTTGTAGCCGTTCTTGCTGGTCACGGTGTTGCCGTGCATCGGGTCGGTCACCCAGAGCACCTGGGCCCCGGACGCGGTGACCTTCTCCACGATGGGCGGGAGGTTCTCGCGGATCTTGCCGGCGCCCATGCGCGTGATGAAGGTCAGGCGGCCGGGCTCGCGGTTCGGATCCAGCTTGTCGATGAGGCGCAGCGCATCGTCGCCCGAGGTGGTCGGGCCGAGCTTGACGCCGATCGGGTTGCGGACGCGGGAGAGGAAGTCGACGTGCGCGTGGTCCAGCTCGCGGGTGCGCTCACCGATCCACAGGAAGTGCGACGACGTGTCATACGGGAACCCGGTCCGGGAGTCGATCCGGGTGAGGGCGCGCTCGTAGTCGAGGAGCAGCGCCTCGTGGCTGGCGAAGAACTCCACCCGCTTGAGGGCTTCGAAGTCCGCGCCGCACGACTGCATGAAGGTGATGGCGCGGTCGATGTCCTTGGCCAGGGACTCGTAGCGGGCATGGGCCGGGTTGGCCGTGAAGCCCTTGTTCCACTGGTGCACCAGGCGGAGGTCCGCGAAGCCACCCGTGGTGAACGCCCGGATGAGGTTCAGGGTGGAAGCCGAGGTGTGGTAGGCCCGCAGCATGCGGCCGGCATCGTGTGCACGGGACTCGGGGGTGAACTCATAGCCGTTGACGATGTCGCCGCGGTAGGCCGGCAGGGTGACGCCGTCCCGGGTCTCGTCATTGGACGACCGCGGCTTGGCGAACTGCCCGGCCATGCGGCCCATCTTGATGACAGGGAGGGAGGCGCCATAGGTGAGGACGACGGCCATCTGGAGGATCGTCTTCACCCGGGAGGAGATCCGGTCCGCCGTGGCGGCCTCGAAGGTCTCGGCGCAGTCGCCGCCCTGCAGGAGGAAGGCCCGTCCCTGGGCCGCGGCCGCGAGACGCTCGCGCAGCACGTCCACCTCGCCGGCGAAGACGAGCGGGGGAAGAATGGAGAGTTCCTTGACCGAGGCGTCGAAGACCGCGGGATCGGACCAGGTGGGCTGCTGGTTGATCGGCAGCGAACGCCACTCGTCGAGGCCGGGATAGTCGGCCGCTCCGCTCTGGGATGCGGCCGCGAAGGCGGCGGAGGAGTCGGGGGCCGCTGTGGTGGAAAGCTCAGTCACACGGTCGATTCTAGACGCCCGGGACGGGATCGCCGCTTCGGGTCCATAGGACGGACGTCATCGACGGCGGGCGCCCGGGAGGATTCCCGGAGGCGGCGTCAGGACGACGCCGGGTGCTCGCCGTCGTCGGGCCGGATCCCTGCCGCGGCCGCGGCCGCCTCCGCCTTGACCGTGGCGGCGTACTTGTCCACGTACTCCTGCCCGGAGAGCCTCATGAGCCGCTCCATCACGGCGTCCACCACCTGCCGCTGCACCTCGTACTCCTCGGCACGGTCGGCCAGGTGACTGAAGTCGAGCGGTTCGCCGAAGATGACGCCGATGCGGCGGATGCTGGGGACCGTGCGGCCGATCGGCTGCACCTTGTCCGTCCCGATCATGGCCACGGGGATGATCGGGACCCGGCATTCGAGGGCCAGACGGGCCACGCCGACCTTGCCCCGGTACAGGCGGCCGTCCGGGCTGCGGGTGCCTTCGGGGTAGATGCCGAGCAGTTCGCCGTTCTTCAGCACCTCCGCGCCCGCGCCGAGGGACAGACTGGAGGCGGCGCCGCCCGAGCGGTCCATCGGGAGCTGGTTCGTCAGCCGGAAGAAGGCCGCCGTCAGCCGGCCTTTCAGGCCACGCCCGGTGAAGTAGTCACTCTTGGCCAGGAAGACCACCGGACGCGGCACTTCGAGCGGCATGAAGACCGAATCGGAGAAGGAGAGATGGTTCGAGGCCAGGATGGCGCCGCCCTCCTGGGGGATGTTGTCCAGGCCTTTGACCCAGGGGCGGAAGATCAGCTTGACCAATGGCCCGATGATCACGTTCTTCATCAGCCAATAGAACATGGCCGTCCTCCTTGGAAGTGGCGGTGTCAGGTGGGCCCTGACAGAGCCCGGAACCTGCGCCCAGACTACATGGACGGGCCCGCCGGGTCCCATGTCACGCGACTTTGGGGAATGATGGAGTCATGAGCAATGAGGCACTGCATCCGGAGCAATCGGCCATCTCTCACGACGCGTTCAGCAGCGACGGGCACGGTCCGCGCGCCCGTGTGGGCGTGGTCATGTCCCACGGCTTCACGGGAAGCCCGCACGGCCTCCGGGACTGGGCCACTCACCTGGCGGACGCAGGCTTCACGGTGCGGATGCCACTGCTGCCCGGACACGGCACCACCTGGCAGGACATGTCGACCCGCAGCTGGCAGGAGTGGTACCAGGCCTACGAGGCCAGCTACCAGGAACTCGTGCCGCTGTGCGACACGATCGTCACGGCCGGTCTCTCGATGGGCGGCTGTCTCGCCCTACGGCTCGCCGCGCTCAAACCCGTGGCCGGGACCGTGGTGGTCAACCCGGGCCTCGTGATCGACGACTGGCGCGCCCCGCTCTCCGGCCTGCTCAAGCACCTCGTGAAGTCGACGCCGTCCATCGCGAACGACATCCTCAAACCCGGCGTCGACGAGGGCGCCTACACCCGCACGCCCACCGCGTCCGTCCATGAGCTGCACAAGCTCTTCGCGAACACGCGGGAGCTGCTCCCTCGCATCAGCACGCCGGTGCACCTGTTCCGCTCGCGCACGGACCACATCGTGGGTGATTCAAGCGTCCGCGCCCTGCAGAACGGATTGCGTGACGGGCTGCTGGACATCGAGTGGCTGGAGAACAGCCTGCACGTCGCCACCGTGGACAACGACGCCCCTCTCATCTTCGACGGCAGCGTCCGTTTCATCGACTCCCTGGGGGCGAGGCGATGACCCCCGCCGAAGACAACACTCCGGGCAGCCGCTCCTCCGAGGAGCCCCCGCCGGAGGAACCCCGTGGTTCCGGCGACTCCGGCCAGGACGACGACGCGGTCTGGGAAGACCTGGTCGCGCGGCTGAAAGCCACCGACAGTGGGGAGACGCCTGCCGCCCAGACCCCTGGGACCGGGTCCGGATTCTCCGCCTTCGACCCGCTGGGCCTCAGCAGCCCGGCCGCTCCGCCGACGACGGGCGGCGGCCCCCGGGACTACGTCACCGACCCCGACGTGGAAGAGGAGCTCGACAGTTTCGTCCCGGAGGATCCCGGACCCCTGAGCGAAGCGGATCCCCGGCTGGCTCTCGCCTGGGCCGGCGCCGCGGGGGGCCCGCTGCTGATCGTGCTGCTCCTGATCTTCTGGCGCTCCGCACCCCAGCCGGTGTGGTGGGTCCTCATCGCGGGATTCATCGCCGGCATCGGCTATCTCCTGTGGCAGCTTCCCCAGCGCAGTGATGACGACTACGACGACGGCGCCCGCCTCTGACCGCCCGGCTCAACCGCCGGCGCGCGGCCTCGGCCCGGAACCGCGGGCGCTCCACGGCGCCTTGAGCGTCGGCGCACCGCGCAAGGGAACCCGCCTGGCCGCGTTCCGCGCGAGGTCCGCGGCGCCGACGAGCCCGGCGTCCGGACCGAGCTTCGCGAGGGCGACCCGCGCCACCGGCCTGAACCCGCGCCCCGTGAGGTTGCGGTGGAAGGTCCGCTCCGCGGCGTCGAGCAGCAGGTCCCCCGCCGTGGACAGGCCGCCGCCGATCACGAAGGTTCCCGGGTCGAGCGCCGCTGCGAGGTTGGCCAGGCCGAGCCCGAGCCACTCCCCGACGTCGGCCACGAGTTCGCGGCTCTGAGCCTCTCCCTCGAGCGCCAGGCGGGTGATGAGAGCCCCCGTGATCCGGTGCACGTCGCCGTGGGCGGCGGCCAGGATCTCCTGGGCCATCGGCGAGTTGGCGGCGGCCAGCTCGCGGGCGTCCCGGCCGAGCGCGTTGCCCGAGGCGTACTGCTCCCAGCAGCCACGGTTGCCGCATTCGCAGCGGTGGCCTCCGGGGACCATGATCGCGTGCCCGAACTCCCCCGCGACGCCGAACCTCCCGCGCTCCAGGTGCCCGTCGTTCACCATGGCCCCGCCGATCCCCGTGCCGAGGGTGATGCAGACGAGCCGGGACTCCCCCTGGCCCGCCCCGAAGCGCCATTCGGCCCAGGCGGCGGCGTCCGCGTCATTGACCACGTGCACGCGGCGACGGAGCTTCTCCTCCAGCCGGGCGCGCAGAGGCTCATTGCGCCAGGCGAGGTGCGGGCTGAAGAGGACGGTGCCGCCGTCGAGGTCCATCCAGCCCGCCGCGCCGATGCCCACCGGGGCGCCGCGGCGGCCACTGCTCAGCTCTTCGACGAGCTCCGCGATGACCTCCTCCACCCGCTCGGCGTCCTGGCCCGGGGTCTCGCGGCGTTCCGAGCGGAGAATCCGGCCGTGCTGGTCCACCAGGCCCGCCGCCACCTTGGTGCCGCCGATGTCGATGCCGATGGCCAGCGACGGTCTGCGGCCGGCGCGCGGGATGGTGTGCTGCATGAGCCCATCTTAGGGACGCGGACACTAAGTTACTGGCGAGTAGATATAATGTGGATCACATCCCCCGAGCGCAGCAGCCCGCGCCGGACCCGGACTCCCCCGCCTCAGAGCCACGGAAACCCCCGGGTACTAGGCTGGGTGCAAGCCCTGTCGGGGGACGGGATATCGAAGGAGCTATCGTGCGAGAATTCAGCATGCCGGCCAAGGTTCATCTGGACCCGGCCAGCAACATCACCGACTTCCTGCTGCGGCACGCCCGCGGTGGCAAGAACCCGGCCCTCTTCGCCACCCGGGACGCCTCCGGGACCTGGCAGGACATCTCGGCCACCGAGTTCCTCGATGACGTCTCGGCACTCGCCAAGGGACTGATCGCCAACGGAGTGCAGCAGGGCGATCGAGTAGGCATCATGTCCCGCACGCGCTACGAATGGACGCTGGTGGACTTCGCCATCTGGTTCGCCGGCGCGATCTCCGTCCCGATCTACGAGACCTCCTCCCCCAGCCAGGTGGCCTGGAACCTCGGCGACTCCGGCGCCGTCGCCGCCTTCGCCGAGCAGTCCCACCACGAGCACGCCATCCGCGCCGCCGTCCGCGCCGAGAACCTGGACGGGATGCGGCACGTGTGGCAGATCGAAGCCGGCGGGCTCGACGAACTCCGCACCGCCGGAGCGAACATCAGCGACGCCGAGCTGGAAGCGCGCCGCAGTAGCTCCTCCCTCGACAGCATCGCCACGATCATCTACACCTCCGGCACCACGGGGCGGCCCAAGGGCTGCGAGCTCACCCACGGCAACTTCGCGGAGCTCTCCGA
This portion of the Arthrobacter woluwensis genome encodes:
- a CDS encoding alpha/beta hydrolase, whose translation is MSNEALHPEQSAISHDAFSSDGHGPRARVGVVMSHGFTGSPHGLRDWATHLADAGFTVRMPLLPGHGTTWQDMSTRSWQEWYQAYEASYQELVPLCDTIVTAGLSMGGCLALRLAALKPVAGTVVVNPGLVIDDWRAPLSGLLKHLVKSTPSIANDILKPGVDEGAYTRTPTASVHELHKLFANTRELLPRISTPVHLFRSRTDHIVGDSSVRALQNGLRDGLLDIEWLENSLHVATVDNDAPLIFDGSVRFIDSLGARR
- a CDS encoding lysophospholipid acyltransferase family protein; protein product: MFYWLMKNVIIGPLVKLIFRPWVKGLDNIPQEGGAILASNHLSFSDSVFMPLEVPRPVVFLAKSDYFTGRGLKGRLTAAFFRLTNQLPMDRSGGAASSLSLGAGAEVLKNGELLGIYPEGTRSPDGRLYRGKVGVARLALECRVPIIPVAMIGTDKVQPIGRTVPSIRRIGVIFGEPLDFSHLADRAEEYEVQRQVVDAVMERLMRLSGQEYVDKYAATVKAEAAAAAAGIRPDDGEHPASS
- a CDS encoding class II 3-deoxy-7-phosphoheptulonate synthase — its product is MTELSTTAAPDSSAAFAAASQSGAADYPGLDEWRSLPINQQPTWSDPAVFDASVKELSILPPLVFAGEVDVLRERLAAAAQGRAFLLQGGDCAETFEAATADRISSRVKTILQMAVVLTYGASLPVIKMGRMAGQFAKPRSSNDETRDGVTLPAYRGDIVNGYEFTPESRAHDAGRMLRAYHTSASTLNLIRAFTTGGFADLRLVHQWNKGFTANPAHARYESLAKDIDRAITFMQSCGADFEALKRVEFFASHEALLLDYERALTRIDSRTGFPYDTSSHFLWIGERTRELDHAHVDFLSRVRNPIGVKLGPTTSGDDALRLIDKLDPNREPGRLTFITRMGAGKIRENLPPIVEKVTASGAQVLWVTDPMHGNTVTSKNGYKTRRFDDVMDEVRGFFEVHEALGTFPGGLHVEMTGDDVAECLGGADPIDEAAFEDRYESVCDPRLNHMQSLELAFLVAGSLSKR
- a CDS encoding ROK family glucokinase, with amino-acid sequence MQHTIPRAGRRPSLAIGIDIGGTKVAAGLVDQHGRILRSERRETPGQDAERVEEVIAELVEELSSGRRGAPVGIGAAGWMDLDGGTVLFSPHLAWRNEPLRARLEEKLRRRVHVVNDADAAAWAEWRFGAGQGESRLVCITLGTGIGGAMVNDGHLERGRFGVAGEFGHAIMVPGGHRCECGNRGCWEQYASGNALGRDARELAAANSPMAQEILAAAHGDVHRITGALITRLALEGEAQSRELVADVGEWLGLGLANLAAALDPGTFVIGGGLSTAGDLLLDAAERTFHRNLTGRGFRPVARVALAKLGPDAGLVGAADLARNAARRVPLRGAPTLKAPWSARGSGPRPRAGG